From the genome of Capsicum annuum cultivar UCD-10X-F1 chromosome 4, UCD10Xv1.1, whole genome shotgun sequence:
taaaaaatgatagaataGAGTTAGGCTAATTTTTCACATAGTTTCTGTGAAATTGTTATGTGGTACGCCAATGTTttgtttcatgtttagatttggATTCTGGTAAATTTTCATACAATTTTAATAGATAGTATAAATGGCTTCCGTATATGTAAAGGTAGTAGTACAGTTGTTGGTTTTCATTGCTTCCTTAGCTTTAGATTATTTGATCTCGATCAATTTTGGTTTAGAAAAATTTAGGTTTTTATCTAGAGTTTTTCGAGTAAGAATTTTTGACTTAAAGATTGAATAATGATCCGATTTAGTTGAAATTCAACGTGCTAGTTTGTATTTTTATgcaaattttgtatttatatagaTTCTAACCGTTTGAAAGTTTTACGTAAGGAAAAGTCGGTTGATTAAGTCTAGTTTGAGATGTTGTTTTTGGATTTGAATTCTCGATTTACCTATCACGGAGGGTGGAATAAGTGTCATTTCAATTCCGAATTTGAGACGTGACAATatgaaaaataagaacaaaaaagtcTTTGGTTATTATTCAATACTAGTTTCGCGAGGCCTATGCTAAGTCCGGGCCCAAactcaaagtataaaaataataatttatattatatttttttaactttataatCAGTATATATAATGATCTGCTAAACAAGTTTTGTTGATAAGTTTTCATAATTGTTAGAATTTTTaatcatataattttataattttaaataaaaactatTATTTATGAGGAAGAAGATAATATCAGAGAATTAAAATATAGCTTcaagtaatttgatattttatttaatgatataatttaaaatatttaataactaCGCTTTGATGGAGatcataatagaaaaaaatattgatatttttataaaatttgtaagtatttatttctaagttgtagctaaaaataaatttattttgatatttattgaattttttttctctcataattttagtggcaataatttttgttaattacatttttttcatcttatagaatcatttgaaaaaaaaaaagtcaatgctTTTaagttaaattataattataaccTCAATTAAGAgtcattatataaattaatttaataaaaatagataaagataTCTATTCGGTctatttacttattatgtttattttttacatGCCTTTACGAGATTATTGTTTTATACTTTTTCATATCTactatgaaaaataataaatacttataaaatattatttattattctatagTATCAAAAAGAATTATGAGGTTATAGTTGAAATTATTAAAAACTTTAACTTCGTCGGAAATGTGAGCTTAAATATTgttgatttaaataaaagaaattttaattaaatactaatcTAACACGGAAATCCATTAAGATTCATTTCCATTTACAAAATAATTTCGCTCTATTTGGTTTTTGTTAGCATTTTTGTGGATGACATTTATGTGTCTTTTAAAGGGTGAAAATCATTCCCCccttaactttattttaaaaatcaaactctccCCTCAACTTTAAATAATAAgtattcttcttcattttttctacttatgttttttaaatatctattttatccttacactattaatctttatttttttttacctctttaaaatcattatattttttatttttaatatatatatatatatatattaaatttttgtaaaacaaaagaaaattattttctagatGAAAAAACGTAAGAaacatatattaagtatataagttACTGAtgttccaaatgaaataaatgaCTATGATAaggaaatttatttattaataataaataagactgtaatatctatttatacttgtgaaaataacaaataaaaataactttataaacatattccaatgcatgtaatataataacatataacaaaaatGAGGATATGTTTTatactaaattaattcaaaaatttacttatattataaggggccgtttggttgggaaatagttatcccgggataattaATTCCGAGATTAATTATTCCAAAATTAtctgggataacttatcccatcactatgatgtaaatggtgggataagttatcctggtATTGACTAATTcctccaaccaaacatgagataagATAATCCTTCATTTTATTCCGGGGCTACTTATttcttatacctcacaccaaacaactcctaaatatatactccctctgtttacTTTTACATGTCATTATTTTGCTTTTTGATGTCAACCTTCAtgaactttgatcaatattttaagatgtataatttaatatttaaatttaaatttagatgatcagaaaatatgaaaaatgctataagttgcaatccttcttcatattaataaagtgaaaaaatatatcttaaaacatTGAAGGGAAGGGGGACGAAAAATACTTGTGAGTTatcttaataaaataacaatcataaaaaataacattagcTTTTGTGACAAATTCATTAAAAAggttaaactaaaaaatttagataaaaatatataaatacttgattaaaataaataatgtatactATAAGAAGATATTGCAAATGTCAAGGTTAAAATTGATATGGTCAAGGTAAAAGGAGAAAGAATGCTTATTATTCAAAGTAGAGGAACGACTTTGATCTTTAAAGTAAATTTGAGGGGGAAATGAGTTTTACCCATCTTTTAAAGCATGATATATTAATTTAGTTTACTTTAAATTTACCATTAATGTATGATCTCTCTCTTTTACAGATGAGTTAAAAGATACAGTACCTGAGTGTGGAGAAATCTTTGTTGTAAGTGCTGTCACTTTAATGGTCTTGCCAAGTGCGATTCGGATTAATTAGGCTTCAATGTAGACACCGACCACCGGATGATAAACCAAAAAAAACAAGAGTGTAAAGGCCGGAAAAGTGATGGGGTTGTTGCCAAGGAGGGCGCTTGTCGCGGCAGCACTGCCATTACCACCAGCACCGGGGCCATATCCAGTCTCGACACGCGGACATCGAGGATATGAGAGATGAAAATGTTGTTATGTTAGTACTAATAAGCTATGCTCGGATTCTTCGAAAATATCGTCGTACTTTTGTCGGATCGCTTAAAAATAGTGTATGTTTGGAGGATCCGATACGGATGTGAGAATATTTATGGAGGATCCGAGCAACACACAGTTTATAATGTGTGCATTGGGCCAATGATGAAGAGTGAAGACTTCATTTTGGTTCAAGAAATTGAGTAGGCAGCTCACTTGGGCATTGAGACAGGATGGTCCTTTGCATTATTTTGGTCGGGGTTGGATGTACAGAGTGATTTGTGAATATATCTACTGAATGTACAGCAACAATTCCATTTATTATAGTACAAAAGCAAGGTGAGGATTGATGAAGTTCGAGTAAAATAAAGGTTAGACTCCACGAGGTAGGGGTAAAGTATGCATACACCCTACCTTCTACcgtccccaaaccccacttgtgggattacaccaGGTATGATGTTGATGTTGTTACTCTACTTAAGAAAGGACCATGAGCTCATGACCCATTATAGAATGAAGAAGCATAATCTTCCTAACAAAAGTTAAGTGAAGTTGGAGGGTTCACCTAACTAGTAGGGAAATGCGGAAGAATTTCCTGGAGTATGAATAAAGCATGAATGATAATATTATTCAATCTCTACGTATCTGTGCATCAGCTCTTTGATCGGGATACAATTACATAGGTTTCTGATGGAACAAATGACTGAGATATGTGGCAAGAGGACGATCTGGTCCCCCTGGTCAAATCATTCCGAATGAAGGGTTAGAAAACAAAACAGAACATATATCATAAATGTTGAATTCTATAGACGGGAAGGAATTGAAAGTTCGATGTGTTAGTTTgggttctttaaattttaaaacaaatgATCCGTTGACTATGTTCCATACGCTACCTGAACACATACAAAAACAAGAGAAAACTGAAATTAGTGAGCCTCACATATAAGCGGTAGAGTCCTCTTTGATTGATATCTGGCACAAGATAATAGAGCAGTAATGCAAAAGCAAAATGACACAAATGTTTCAGGTAGTTTTATTATAGTACTACTCAGCACTGATGGACAAAACAGACTTAAAACATACCATTCACCAATCCCCCAGTGACACAGTTAACAGACACTCATAGTTCCACGACAGAATGTCTAACAACACTCATCATCTAACAACTTATTCGAGTGATCTGAgacataaaacatgtaaaatttagACAAAGCGACTAAGGTACTCCTCCACAGTGGTGTACTTGACATCTGGATAAAGTTCTGAGGCCTCAACCCCAAACGATGGCTCGATCTCAAAATTGGTTTGATCACCCTTCACAAATGTTGAGTGGTTGATTGCTAGTATGACATTGATTGGCATTGGAGATGCTGCAACAGTACACAAtatgcattgttatgattacatATGCTAAATCGAAAGAAACAGTCTTGACTAACAATGAATGATAAAGATTACTGACTCTGGATGTCCTTGAGAATTTGCTCCTCAGGAATGTAGATTTTCTCTAGAGTTTTACCAATCAATTTCTCCCATATAGCCACAAGCTCGTTGAATGATAAGGTATTCTTGGGAGGCTTGATGTAGAGGGTCTTGTTCAATGCTCGCGGGTCATCAACAGCCTTAATGGTGTAGGTGCCAATGTCATGTTCTTCATTGAATACAACTGCAGACAAACAGAACAAAGCAGAAAAAAGTGGACAAAAAAAAATGAGACATTCAGTCATGAACTTGTTCTATTTTGTTTGCATGTGTGCCAAATTCGAATCAATGGAATCGCCACCTAACACTAGTGGGCGGGGGTGAGGAATTTGACTTACCCTTAACATTTCCATCTCCAGGAATGATGACTTTGTCTCGAGGAGGAGCAGTGGCTCCTGGCTGAACCAAATTTGGTAAGAAATAACCAGCAAAACAGTTGCATGAGACATAAGTATAAGGAATTCCTTCAGCCTCAATAGCTCTACGGATTTGGACTTTCAAAGCAAATGTAGACTTTGCTGGCTCCACAGTGTTCAACTTATCGACATCCATACCAAACTCCGAAGGGAAGAATCTCTTAAAAATAAGTACAAGATATTTTAGATCTGTGAACATTATCTTAATCATTTTCAGATCCTTTTAGTGAAAGATTCTTCCAAAATTTAAGGCATTTACGTCAACTTGCTGCATACTTCTCTCATACACTTGGCTATGCAGATCAAGATGTTCAATACTCCCTTAGTTTGAggctatgttgctcgaactctccaAATATGTTGTTGCATCCATGTTGGGTCCTCcgaaaatgcactacttttggaggatccaacacgcACCCATCGATATTATTGAAcaatccgagcaacataggtttaAGGTCCCTTTGATTAGTCTAGCTTCTATAATCCAAATGTGATCTATAATCAAGAATTTTATCAAGAATTACTATAATAAAAATTGTGCATACTACTCCTTTGAGAATGGTTTAGCTTAGATTCTAGTATTCCACTACCACCTTCTGTCCTATGTTAcatcttttaattatatttgttcgGCAACCACACAACAAAGATCTACCAATGATACTTAACAATACTACACAATCTCTctccttaaccagaggtctcaAGTTCGAGCTTGTTATGCAGAGCAAATCCGGATTAGTCAGGACCCCAGTGCGGGTAGTGAACGCCGAATGGGAAATCAATACAGATAGAAATGTCAGAGTAACCATGCTAAATGGATAGGCATTTTTCACATCTCTATACCTTAATATTGCCATCTTCTTTGATAGCAGCAATGATCTTAACTTGATCAGCCAATTGCATCATACCCACAGTTGATAtaaccacatctacttgcttCATAGCCTTCACCAAACTCTCatgatcatacaaatcaccctGTCCAAAAACAAGAAATCAAACAAACATATGCATGCAAACTTTACTTCAATctcattttttttccaaaaagcaAATTAAGTAATGCACCATAGTCCATAACATACATACATTGACAATACTGACACCCAAATTCTTGAAATTCTCAACAATTTTACCCTTAACAGGGTCAGAAATTGTGGTCTCTCTAACTAAAGCAAAAGTTGGATGTCCAGATTTTGCACTTGCTTCCACAACAAATTTACCAATATAGCCAGTTCCTCCAATGATCAAAACTTTGCTTTTCTCAGCCATTTGATGATCAAATAAAGCTTAAAGATTTTGAGTGGATGTTGAAGCTGCAAGAGCCTTTTTCAAGAATTTGGTTGTGTTGTGTTTGTGTATCAAACATGCTGAAGCAACATCATTTTATACAATAAGGTAGGGAGCTGTaatgaccaaaatgaccttaCTTTTCCAACTAACCCTCCACAAAAATTGTCTTTGCTTTCTTTGAGGCCCATCAACCGACCAAATCATAAAAAAGGATAGTTCGGTACATTAAAGCTATCGCTATGTGTAGTGTTCGGGGAAGGGCTTCAGCACAAgagtgtatcgtacgcagccttatcttgtatttctgctagaggctgtttccaaggcttgaacccgtgaccccctggtcacatggcagtaactttaccagttactacAAGGCTCCCCTTCCAACCGACCAGATCATATGtttatttattcacttttaactttacatattttaaaagaaataaataaaatagcaaTCTATATCATTTTTcgaatattaaaatttaatatcttaAGAAGTAATTatagttaataataaaaaatatatatatttatactataactagattttttttggttaaatacaATAACTGAATTTAAACTTGTTACGACaagttagtttatttttaatctaCTCATTTGATTATTTTGTGAATGATACTCGTTGTAAGTGATCATATACATTGATAAAGTAAATCTTGATCATAGTTAACCTTTAACTGAAACGACTTTGGATAGTGTTGTAGTGTTTTCAATAGGTTGAATAATGATCCGATTTAGCTGAAATTCAACGTGCTAGTTTGTATTCTTGTGGAGATTTTGTATTTGAACAGATTCTAACTTTGTGGAAGCTTTACGTAAGGGAAAATCTGTTAATTAACATTTGGCTTCGGTTTGAGACAAGTTGAATGGAGGTCCCGCATGGGTGAAGTGACAAACATCTATGCGGGTATCGATGTTATTTGAGGGGTTAAAACAAGTTAATTGTATGTTTTGATCTGTTTTTCCTATCTGCTAGCCCAATGGGCTGATTTGCTAtagtaaatgaattattgaaaaaGCTAGCTAGTGAGAATACTTCCACTTGATGAGttgagttgattttgaaattgatgtttattCGGCATAAGACATGAAATGCTTTGCTTAAAATTATTGTTGATTTGGGATCGGAGTTGCATGCCTGCACGTCATGCATTGCATTACATAGGGGTCAGATTGCACGCCTGCACATTATTATCTATTATTGGGGTCGGAGTACACGCCTacacaatatatttattgagatCAGAGTGCATGCCTGCACAGTACATGGACCTTGCGAGTCCCCCCATGAGTTCCGACCTTGAAGCCATTGCTCGATAGGTGTGTAAATAACACATGCATTGCATTACATAACATTCATTCATCCATTCATTCATGGTTCAGATTGAGTAAGGTGTATGTGTTACTGTTTATTAAGTACTTGAATATATGTTACTTGATTTTACTGTATTAAGGATTTCTTGAATGGTGTTATGATATCCTTGTAACTGTTAGACTTGATAATTCAGTTAGATTAGAGTGGTTTTCCTGAGTGCTCGTTGTATGGTTGTTTTTAGATGGTTGACGTGGTGTTACTCAtcaccactttgaattagggTCGATCGATACTTGTTGAGTACACGTGGCTCCATACTTACCCTTACTTTTGCTGCACCTTATGTACAGGTACCGATCCGACAATCTATGGGCATTGATTCTAGTGGTTCCTTCTGCGTTAGCACCACTGGAGATTTGAGCTAGTTGCTATTCTTTTCAGAGACTACTTAAATCTCCTCTAGCCTTATCTTTATGCATTTTTCGCATTTTAAGATACTCAAACTTTT
Proteins encoded in this window:
- the LOC107866986 gene encoding phenylcoumaran benzylic ether reductase TP7, with protein sequence MAEKSKVLIIGGTGYIGKFVVEASAKSGHPTFALVRETTISDPVKGKIVENFKNLGVSIVNGDLYDHESLVKAMKQVDVVISTVGMMQLADQVKIIAAIKEDGNIKRFFPSEFGMDVDKLNTVEPAKSTFALKVQIRRAIEAEGIPYTYVSCNCFAGYFLPNLVQPGATAPPRDKVIIPGDGNVKVVFNEEHDIGTYTIKAVDDPRALNKTLYIKPPKNTLSFNELVAIWEKLIGKTLEKIYIPEEQILKDIQTSPMPINVILAINHSTFVKGDQTNFEIEPSFGVEASELYPDVKYTTVEEYLSRFV